A stretch of the Deltaproteobacteria bacterium genome encodes the following:
- a CDS encoding nitrite/sulfite reductase, with protein MDKLTWKDKLAEKIPAELGREIDIFEQQMELRKQGKIDEKVFAETRLRRGIYGQRYDNGQRHDGKRVQKLNLSADLVKGPDTMWDAPGMMRIKIPFGGVTPEQLYTLADLSEEYADGVTHVTTRQDFQFHFVHIDDTPDLMRRLAAVGVTTQEACGNVVRNVTACPLAGICHEETFDTTAYAKACAKFLMGHPDTQDFGRKVKIAFSGCEQNPCGLVTMHDMGAIAKTRVVDGKKQRGFAFYVGGGLGSVPTKLNCSTSFCPKRNYCRPCRRSRGCSRAWVRNAIVRARESNF; from the coding sequence ATGGACAAGCTAACTTGGAAAGACAAACTCGCGGAGAAAATCCCCGCCGAGCTCGGCCGCGAGATCGATATCTTCGAGCAGCAGATGGAGCTGCGCAAGCAGGGTAAGATCGACGAGAAAGTTTTCGCCGAGACCCGTCTGCGCCGCGGCATCTACGGCCAGCGCTACGACAACGGCCAGCGCCACGACGGCAAGCGCGTGCAAAAGTTAAATCTCTCCGCCGATCTGGTCAAAGGGCCGGATACCATGTGGGACGCGCCGGGGATGATGCGGATCAAGATTCCCTTCGGCGGCGTCACGCCCGAACAGTTGTATACGCTCGCCGACCTGTCCGAAGAGTATGCCGACGGCGTGACGCACGTGACCACGCGGCAGGATTTTCAGTTTCACTTCGTTCATATCGACGACACACCCGACCTGATGCGGCGGTTGGCTGCGGTTGGCGTGACGACTCAAGAAGCTTGCGGCAACGTCGTGCGCAATGTCACGGCTTGCCCTCTGGCGGGCATCTGCCACGAAGAAACTTTTGATACGACTGCTTACGCCAAAGCTTGCGCGAAATTTCTCATGGGCCATCCCGATACCCAAGATTTTGGCCGCAAAGTTAAAATCGCCTTTTCTGGCTGCGAGCAAAATCCCTGCGGCCTGGTGACGATGCACGACATGGGCGCCATCGCCAAGACTCGCGTGGTCGACGGCAAAAAACAGCGCGGCTTTGCTTTTTACGTCGGCGGCGGTTTGGGTTCGGTGCCTACAAAGCTAAATTGTTCGACGAGTTTCTGCCCGAAGCGGAATTACTGCCGACCATGCAGGCGATCTCGCGGGTGTTCGCGCGCTTGGGTGAGAAACGCAATCGTGCGCGCGCGCGAATCAAATTTCTGA
- a CDS encoding AbrB/MazE/SpoVT family DNA-binding domain-containing protein, whose translation METITVSPKFQVVIPKEMRETLKLTPGQKVQALLYENRIELIPVRSIKKMRGFLKGIDTDVPRNTDRV comes from the coding sequence ATGGAGACTATAACGGTGTCGCCCAAGTTCCAAGTTGTTATCCCTAAAGAAATGCGCGAGACGCTCAAGCTTACGCCAGGTCAGAAAGTCCAGGCGTTGCTCTACGAAAACCGCATCGAGCTCATACCCGTGCGATCGATAAAAAAGATGCGAGGCTTTCTCAAAGGTATCGATACCGACGTGCCACGAAACACAGACCGCGTGTGA
- a CDS encoding ABC transporter substrate-binding protein, translated as MKCLGRSVLSVIFVLIVIAISQTNLHAAPGEVIISHASMSTTSIPLWVTQRRNFFGKYGVNSKVVWVRGNPAQIATLVSGDTQIAYGGAPTAIAATLGGRDMKIIASLSSRESLDIVARPNIKSAKELAGKRFGVQSVGGGVWKTAPVWLEHLGMDERRDNIQMLVIGDVTVLAQSLESGLIDATVVPPFLSRRLGAKGFTVLGRCEETRLSSVGMTVLVERPYLQQNAETLQNVMMALIEGMLYTGHPRNKAVVMETLTKQFRMTDPAIAEGAYQDVSTLVRLEEARKPDVSLEGMRILQRLLAPGNPKIGSLKIETLIDSSIVKKIEDSGFFERMTAEYGGK; from the coding sequence ATGAAATGTTTAGGCCGATCGGTCTTATCCGTCATATTCGTCTTGATCGTTATCGCTATATCTCAAACCAATCTCCACGCTGCACCGGGCGAGGTGATCATTTCCCACGCCAGCATGAGCACAACCTCGATCCCGCTTTGGGTCACCCAGCGGCGAAACTTTTTCGGCAAATACGGCGTCAATTCGAAAGTCGTCTGGGTGCGCGGCAATCCCGCGCAAATCGCTACGCTGGTTTCCGGCGACACGCAGATCGCCTACGGCGGCGCACCCACCGCCATCGCCGCAACCCTCGGCGGCCGCGACATGAAGATCATCGCCAGCTTGAGCAGCCGCGAGAGCCTCGACATCGTCGCCCGGCCCAACATCAAGAGCGCCAAAGAGTTGGCCGGCAAACGCTTCGGCGTACAAAGCGTCGGCGGCGGCGTGTGGAAAACCGCGCCCGTATGGTTGGAACACCTCGGCATGGACGAGCGGCGCGACAATATTCAGATGCTCGTCATCGGCGACGTCACCGTGCTCGCCCAATCGCTGGAATCCGGCCTCATCGACGCCACGGTGGTGCCGCCGTTTTTAAGCCGCCGCCTCGGCGCTAAAGGCTTCACCGTCCTCGGCCGCTGCGAAGAAACCCGGCTTTCATCGGTCGGCATGACGGTCTTAGTCGAGCGCCCCTATTTGCAGCAAAACGCCGAGACCTTGCAAAACGTCATGATGGCGCTCATCGAAGGCATGCTCTACACCGGCCACCCGAGAAACAAAGCCGTCGTCATGGAAACCCTGACCAAACAATTCCGCATGACCGATCCCGCCATCGCCGAAGGCGCCTACCAAGACGTGTCCACGCTCGTGCGTTTAGAAGAAGCGCGCAAACCCGATGTCTCGTTAGAAGGCATGCGCATCCTGCAACGATTGCTGGCGCCGGGGAATCCGAAAATCGGCAGCTTAAAAATAGAAACCCTGATCGACTCCAGCATCGTCAAGAAAATTGAGGACAGCGGGTTTTTTGAGAGGATGACTGCGGAATACGGAGGGAAGTAG
- a CDS encoding aminopeptidase P family protein: MLYNKERLLALMDKHDLAGVVAATPENIFYLSGHASWSQNGYRYGGSQVYVVYPRDPAHKPALLIPGGDVGYASLEDVRIEEKYIYGRPRNPHVADMNKLTAVEQRTVKLAGSDSKGLTPEKALAQLIQDKGMANGRIGMDHFAIPITQYEKIRANLPQATLLPASMFFRYVRMIKTPDEIQRLREAAEVNEEAINSMLRACRPRVTENELASIYKGEIAKAGGQVYWMHMAVTRGGNFPAIKDNVLQKGDIFRVDMGCSINGYHADVCKSGSVGAAPTAEHRKRYDAIQAGVLKSVETLKPGVRPQELYETMIAGVRANGLPNYSNFFLGHTIGLEAREFPFLLGPAEEVDDPFLPNTTNIPVEPGMTMNLEASNHEAGWGTVQVEYTCVVTQTGHEHLIHPEQKLLTLPLE; the protein is encoded by the coding sequence ATGCTTTATAACAAAGAACGGTTGCTGGCGTTGATGGACAAACATGATCTCGCCGGCGTGGTCGCGGCGACGCCGGAGAATATTTTTTACTTGAGCGGTCATGCGTCGTGGAGCCAAAACGGTTATCGCTACGGCGGCTCGCAAGTCTACGTCGTTTATCCGCGCGATCCGGCGCACAAGCCGGCGCTGCTGATTCCCGGCGGCGACGTCGGTTACGCGTCGCTGGAAGACGTGCGCATCGAAGAAAAATATATCTACGGCCGGCCACGCAATCCGCATGTCGCCGATATGAATAAGCTCACCGCCGTCGAGCAGCGCACGGTGAAGTTGGCCGGGAGCGATTCGAAAGGACTGACGCCGGAAAAAGCGTTGGCGCAATTGATTCAAGATAAAGGCATGGCCAACGGGCGCATCGGCATGGATCACTTCGCGATTCCGATCACGCAGTACGAAAAGATTCGCGCCAATTTGCCCCAGGCGACGCTCTTGCCCGCGTCGATGTTTTTTCGCTACGTGCGCATGATCAAGACGCCGGATGAAATTCAGCGGCTGCGCGAGGCCGCCGAGGTCAACGAAGAGGCGATCAATTCAATGCTGCGCGCCTGCCGTCCGCGCGTGACCGAGAATGAGCTGGCGAGCATTTACAAAGGTGAGATCGCCAAGGCTGGCGGGCAAGTTTATTGGATGCACATGGCGGTGACCCGCGGCGGCAACTTTCCGGCGATCAAAGATAACGTTTTGCAGAAGGGCGATATCTTTCGTGTCGACATGGGCTGCTCGATCAACGGCTATCATGCCGATGTGTGCAAATCTGGCTCGGTCGGCGCCGCGCCGACGGCGGAACATCGCAAACGCTACGACGCGATCCAAGCGGGCGTGTTGAAGTCGGTGGAAACGCTCAAGCCCGGCGTTCGTCCGCAAGAACTTTATGAAACTATGATCGCCGGCGTGCGCGCCAACGGCTTGCCGAATTATTCGAACTTCTTTCTCGGCCACACGATAGGTTTGGAAGCGCGCGAGTTTCCGTTCCTGCTCGGTCCTGCTGAAGAAGTCGACGATCCGTTTCTCCCCAACACCACCAACATTCCGGTCGAGCCCGGCATGACGATGAATCTCGAAGCCTCGAACCACGAAGCCGGCTGGGGCACGGTGCAAGTGGAATACACCTGCGTTGTGACGCAGACCGGCCACGAACATCTGATTCATCCGGAGCAGAAGTTGCTAACGTTGCCGTTGGAGTGA
- a CDS encoding bifunctional precorrin-2 dehydrogenase/sirohydrochlorin ferrochelatase: protein MSYFPIYLEMTGRRCLVIGGGAVAERKVAGLLEAGADVVVISPEVSGNILRWSKEKSVDWIARQYRSGDLTEYEIAFVATDDGGVNRQVFTEGRKLGVWVNAADDAAHCDFILPSVLRRGDLTVAVSTGGKSPALARTIREELEVYFTDEYALLANLAAQVRDELHARAITAPFEAWQRALSGEVRQLLMRGDLVRAKSLLLRELGVAA from the coding sequence ATGAGCTACTTTCCGATCTACCTCGAAATGACCGGTCGGCGCTGTTTGGTGATCGGCGGCGGCGCGGTGGCGGAGCGCAAGGTTGCCGGCTTACTGGAAGCGGGGGCGGATGTGGTCGTGATCAGTCCTGAAGTGAGCGGCAATATTTTGCGCTGGTCCAAAGAGAAGTCCGTTGACTGGATCGCGCGTCAGTATCGGTCCGGCGATTTGACTGAATACGAGATTGCCTTCGTCGCCACCGACGATGGCGGCGTGAACCGGCAGGTTTTCACCGAGGGGCGCAAGCTCGGCGTCTGGGTCAACGCGGCGGACGATGCGGCGCACTGCGATTTCATTTTGCCCTCGGTGCTGCGCCGCGGCGATCTCACGGTTGCGGTTTCCACCGGCGGTAAGAGTCCGGCGTTGGCGCGGACCATCCGCGAAGAGCTGGAAGTTTATTTCACCGACGAATACGCCTTGCTGGCGAATCTCGCCGCGCAAGTGCGCGATGAATTGCATGCGCGGGCAATTACAGCGCCGTTCGAAGCTTGGCAGCGCGCCTTGAGCGGCGAGGTGCGCCAACTGCTCATGCGCGGCGACTTGGTGCGGGCGAAGAGTCTGTTGCTCAGAGAATTGGGCGTGGCCGCATAG
- a CDS encoding nitrite/sulfite reductase gives MQAISRVFARLGEKRNRARARIKFLIAHLGIDEFKKLVVEERQKLSPDRRWTDFLACVDDRSEAQLKPGVNLNGQQRPEGFAAWYATNVYKQRQPGYVAATVTLPLGDASADQMRALADIARRFVKDTLRTTVEQNILFRWVSEADLPEFYQAIKAIGLGAADAATIVDVTSCPGTDTCKLGIASSRGLARELRQRLGEKSLQLDEAVKNLRIKVSGCFNSCGQHHIADIGFYGINRNIKGFAVPHFQVILGGKFHDNAGEYGLAIGAVPSKRIPEAVSSITEYYVRQRLKDERFQDFVARVGKKAVKDLLDDLTKIPAHDVDRSYYSDWGDPREFTLADMGVGECAGEVVSQAEFTLAASERELFEAQLLLDAGHAQPAVKAAYASMVRAAQGLVKDYNPAISEHDDQIIAEFTQRFYDTQLFWDKYAGGKFAEYLFKAKEFVGAGKSADADRAVQLLQEAQLFIDAAHDCHIKTRGVAPGAATIAPTAQASA, from the coding sequence ATGCAGGCGATCTCGCGGGTGTTCGCGCGCTTGGGTGAGAAACGCAATCGTGCGCGCGCGCGAATCAAATTTCTGATCGCCCACTTGGGCATCGACGAATTCAAAAAACTGGTGGTGGAGGAGCGGCAAAAACTTTCTCCCGATCGGCGCTGGACCGATTTCCTCGCCTGCGTAGACGATCGCTCCGAGGCGCAACTCAAGCCCGGCGTGAATCTCAACGGCCAGCAACGGCCGGAGGGTTTCGCTGCTTGGTACGCGACCAACGTTTACAAACAAAGACAGCCCGGCTACGTCGCGGCGACGGTGACGCTGCCGTTGGGCGATGCCAGCGCTGATCAGATGCGCGCGCTGGCCGACATCGCGCGCCGCTTCGTCAAAGACACGCTGCGCACGACGGTGGAGCAGAACATACTTTTTCGCTGGGTCAGCGAAGCGGATTTGCCGGAATTTTATCAAGCGATCAAGGCGATCGGTTTGGGCGCGGCGGACGCGGCGACGATCGTTGACGTGACCTCTTGCCCCGGCACCGACACTTGCAAGTTGGGCATTGCGTCGTCGCGCGGTTTGGCGCGGGAGCTGCGCCAGCGTTTGGGCGAGAAGAGTTTGCAGTTGGACGAAGCGGTGAAAAATCTCCGCATCAAAGTCAGCGGCTGTTTCAACTCCTGCGGCCAGCATCACATCGCCGACATCGGCTTCTACGGCATCAATCGCAATATCAAAGGCTTCGCCGTGCCGCATTTCCAAGTGATTCTCGGCGGCAAGTTTCACGATAACGCCGGCGAGTACGGCCTCGCCATCGGCGCGGTGCCGTCGAAGCGGATTCCCGAAGCGGTTTCGTCTATCACAGAATATTACGTGCGCCAGCGGCTGAAGGACGAGCGGTTTCAAGACTTCGTCGCGCGGGTGGGTAAAAAAGCCGTAAAAGATTTGCTCGACGATTTGACCAAGATTCCCGCCCACGACGTGGACCGCAGTTATTACAGCGACTGGGGCGATCCGCGCGAGTTTACCCTCGCCGACATGGGCGTCGGCGAATGCGCCGGCGAAGTGGTGAGCCAAGCGGAATTCACGCTGGCCGCCAGCGAACGCGAGCTGTTCGAGGCTCAATTATTATTAGATGCGGGCCACGCCCAACCGGCAGTCAAGGCGGCTTACGCTTCCATGGTGCGCGCGGCGCAGGGTTTAGTGAAGGATTACAACCCGGCGATTTCGGAACATGACGATCAGATTATCGCCGAGTTCACCCAGCGCTTCTACGACACCCAGCTTTTCTGGGACAAATACGCCGGCGGAAAATTCGCCGAGTATTTATTTAAAGCCAAGGAGTTTGTCGGCGCGGGCAAAAGCGCCGACGCTGACCGCGCCGTGCAGTTGCTCCAAGAAGCGCAGTTGTTCATCGACGCGGCGCATGATTGCCATATCAAGACGCGCGGCGTCGCGCCGGGCGCGGCGACGATCGCACCGACGGCGCAGGCGAGCGCGTGA
- a CDS encoding uroporphyrinogen-III synthase has protein sequence MESNPRNNLQGLKVVSFESRRAKEMAELIRRYGGEPIVAPSMREIPLTENRAALDLLPAIEAGNFDIVILMTGVGTKTLNEILLSEFSQDRIVAALKIVQLVARGPKPAAALKELGLQAGLIVPEPNTWREVISTLAATLDLRGKRIAIQEYGVTNAELISALQVHGATVVSIPIYRWALPEDLAPLRGAMEKILDGAVDIALFTNGAQVEHLFKIGAYDKAEEGLRQACKKIVVGSVGPVCTQVLGQFGLTPDIEPVHPKMGALIAEVAARAPSVLSSKKTT, from the coding sequence ATGGAATCCAACCCGCGAAATAACTTGCAAGGCTTGAAAGTTGTCTCCTTTGAGAGCCGGCGCGCTAAGGAGATGGCGGAGCTGATTCGCCGCTATGGCGGCGAGCCGATCGTCGCGCCGTCCATGCGCGAAATTCCTTTGACCGAGAACCGCGCCGCGCTCGATCTCTTGCCGGCCATCGAAGCGGGCAACTTCGACATTGTCATTCTCATGACCGGCGTCGGCACCAAGACGCTCAACGAAATTCTATTGAGTGAATTTTCTCAAGATAGAATTGTCGCGGCATTGAAAATTGTGCAGCTTGTCGCGCGCGGGCCCAAGCCGGCCGCGGCGTTGAAAGAGTTGGGACTCCAAGCAGGGCTGATCGTGCCGGAGCCCAATACTTGGCGCGAAGTTATCTCGACGTTGGCGGCAACGCTGGATCTGCGCGGCAAGCGCATCGCGATTCAAGAATACGGCGTCACCAATGCGGAATTGATTTCTGCGCTGCAAGTTCACGGCGCAACGGTGGTGTCGATTCCGATCTATCGCTGGGCGTTGCCGGAAGATCTCGCGCCGCTACGTGGGGCGATGGAAAAGATTCTCGACGGCGCAGTCGACATTGCGTTGTTCACCAACGGCGCTCAGGTGGAGCATCTGTTCAAGATCGGCGCCTATGACAAAGCGGAGGAGGGCTTGCGACAGGCTTGTAAGAAAATCGTCGTCGGTTCGGTGGGCCCGGTATGCACGCAAGTGCTTGGGCAATTCGGTCTCACGCCGGATATTGAACCGGTGCATCCGAAGATGGGCGCGCTCATTGCCGAGGTCGCTGCGCGGGCGCCCTCTGTACTCTCCAGCAAAAAAACAACTTAA
- a CDS encoding Rrf2 family transcriptional regulator, producing the protein MKVGSKAYYGFLALVELANNYKIRRTTQVKEIAKDQDIPSEYLGQIMVLLNRARLVHGSRGPGGGYILARPPETISVKEVIEVLEGPFVSPDVRPKKKNGSGALATERLMQAWGKGVAAMEAVLEDTTLADLCKPEQESYMYYI; encoded by the coding sequence ATGAAAGTCGGTTCTAAAGCGTATTACGGATTCCTCGCTTTGGTTGAGTTGGCGAACAATTATAAAATCCGCCGCACCACTCAAGTCAAAGAGATCGCCAAGGATCAAGATATCCCTTCCGAATACCTCGGTCAGATCATGGTGCTACTCAATCGCGCGCGCTTGGTGCATGGTTCGCGCGGGCCCGGCGGCGGCTACATCTTGGCGCGGCCGCCGGAGACGATTTCTGTCAAGGAAGTGATCGAGGTTTTGGAAGGGCCGTTCGTCAGCCCAGATGTCCGACCGAAGAAAAAAAACGGCAGCGGCGCGCTGGCGACGGAGCGCTTGATGCAGGCGTGGGGCAAGGGTGTGGCGGCGATGGAGGCGGTCTTGGAAGACACGACCCTCGCCGATCTGTGTAAGCCGGAGCAGGAATCGTACATGTATTATATCTAG
- a CDS encoding ABC transporter substrate-binding protein, which translates to MMMPMMPNFARLFLAMLAVCVFASTPLHAAQAKKLRLAFSAFAYANPPFWIAHELKLFEKYGGYETELIYVGGSRPIQAMLGGSIDVSQVGGAAAVAAAASGAEIALLGTVFTRLTFAIHASPQIKQIGDLKGKTLAAGAVGGNSYFAALAFLRHFNWAANRDVGVLPAGGSPEVLAGLLQGKFQAGVLTPPSSLAAAKAGYREVFDLAGLDFPFPVISVVATRKFIDANAEVILNVLCATSEAIYLYKTRPDLTLPVVAKYMRVPKDDPAVAQAQETLGKFLNQYLTPSPEGIKFVLDVLAERQPALKNKNPYDFIDGRFVRKLEEEGFFKKLATK; encoded by the coding sequence ATGATGATGCCGATGATGCCAAATTTTGCTCGACTGTTTTTGGCAATGCTCGCGGTTTGCGTGTTCGCCTCTACGCCATTGCACGCGGCTCAAGCGAAGAAGCTGCGCCTGGCGTTTAGCGCTTTTGCTTACGCGAACCCGCCGTTCTGGATTGCTCACGAGTTAAAACTGTTTGAGAAATATGGCGGCTACGAAACCGAGTTGATCTACGTCGGCGGGTCGCGGCCGATTCAAGCGATGCTCGGCGGCTCCATCGACGTTTCACAAGTCGGCGGCGCGGCGGCGGTAGCGGCCGCGGCCAGTGGCGCGGAGATCGCGCTGCTCGGCACGGTTTTCACGCGGCTGACCTTCGCGATTCACGCCAGTCCGCAGATCAAGCAGATCGGCGATCTCAAAGGTAAGACGCTCGCCGCCGGCGCGGTGGGAGGCAACAGCTATTTCGCTGCGTTGGCGTTCTTGCGCCATTTCAATTGGGCGGCCAATCGCGATGTCGGCGTGTTGCCGGCCGGCGGTTCTCCCGAAGTGCTCGCCGGACTGTTGCAGGGAAAATTTCAAGCCGGTGTGTTGACGCCGCCGTCTTCGCTCGCCGCGGCGAAAGCGGGTTATCGCGAAGTTTTCGATCTTGCCGGTTTGGATTTTCCGTTTCCGGTGATCTCCGTGGTCGCGACGCGCAAATTCATCGACGCCAATGCCGAAGTGATTCTCAACGTGTTGTGCGCGACTTCGGAAGCGATTTATCTCTACAAGACGCGGCCCGATCTGACTTTGCCGGTAGTGGCGAAATACATGCGCGTGCCCAAGGACGATCCGGCGGTGGCACAGGCGCAGGAAACACTGGGCAAATTTTTAAATCAGTATCTGACGCCGTCGCCCGAGGGCATCAAGTTCGTCTTGGATGTGCTCGCCGAGCGGCAGCCGGCGTTGAAGAACAAGAACCCCTACGATTTTATCGATGGCCGATTTGTCCGCAAGCTTGAGGAGGAAGGCTTCTTCAAAAAGCTTGCGACCAAATAG
- a CDS encoding phosphoenolpyruvate carboxykinase (GTP), translated as MSNSSGTIPNNQHILKWVNQMAAMCRPDNVYWCDGSEAEREKLTQVAVQCGDLMPLNQKEQPGSYLHRSALNDVARTENLTFVCTEQQEEAGPNNNWMAPSEAYDKLSKIFTGSMQGRTLYVIPFLMGPLGSTFSKVGIQVTDSVYVVLNMRLMTRMGKVALDHLGDSDDFTRCLHSKADLDMERRFICHFPQDNTIWSVGSGYGGNALLAKKCLALRIASKLGQKEGWLAEHMLIVGIESPDGEITYICGAFPSACGKTNLAMLVPPAPMKGWKIHTVGDDISWLRVGSDGRLWAINPEAGFFGVAPGTGSKTNPSAMATVRKDTIFTNVALRSDGTVWWEGHDDPTPNNAVDWRSKAWDPNSGQPAAHPNSRFTVSLKQCPTYSPEWEKPEGVPISAILFGARRNKLVPLVYQSFNWQHGTFLGATLASETTAAATGAVGVVRRDPMAMLPFCGYNMGDYWGHWLSMAKRASNPPKIFRVNWFQRNDQGKFIWPGFGENLRVLRWVIDRSKGAGEADETAIGYVPKAAALNGDGLDVSKADLNQLVSIDREGWKNNLKSQGEYFDSYGDHLPNGIKEEHKALAGRLKG; from the coding sequence ATGAGTAATTCCTCTGGCACCATTCCCAATAACCAACATATCCTAAAATGGGTCAACCAAATGGCGGCGATGTGCCGGCCGGACAATGTCTACTGGTGCGACGGTTCTGAGGCCGAGCGGGAAAAGTTGACACAAGTCGCGGTGCAGTGCGGTGATCTCATGCCGCTCAACCAGAAAGAGCAGCCGGGAAGTTACCTCCATCGCAGCGCGCTGAACGATGTCGCGCGCACGGAAAATCTAACCTTCGTTTGCACCGAGCAGCAAGAAGAAGCTGGGCCGAACAATAATTGGATGGCGCCGTCGGAGGCCTACGATAAGCTGTCGAAGATTTTCACTGGCTCGATGCAGGGCCGCACGTTGTATGTGATTCCGTTTCTGATGGGACCGCTGGGTTCGACGTTTAGCAAGGTCGGCATTCAAGTCACCGACAGCGTCTACGTCGTGCTCAACATGCGGCTCATGACTCGCATGGGCAAAGTGGCGCTCGATCATCTCGGCGATTCGGACGACTTCACGCGCTGTCTGCATTCCAAGGCCGACCTCGACATGGAGCGGCGCTTCATCTGTCACTTCCCGCAAGACAACACCATCTGGAGCGTCGGCTCCGGTTACGGCGGCAATGCTTTGCTGGCGAAAAAATGTTTGGCGCTGCGCATCGCCAGCAAGCTCGGCCAAAAAGAAGGCTGGCTGGCTGAGCATATGTTGATCGTCGGCATCGAGAGCCCCGACGGCGAGATCACTTACATCTGCGGCGCCTTCCCAAGCGCCTGCGGCAAAACTAATTTGGCCATGCTCGTGCCGCCGGCACCGATGAAAGGCTGGAAGATTCACACCGTCGGTGACGATATTTCTTGGCTGCGCGTCGGTTCGGATGGAAGACTTTGGGCGATCAATCCGGAAGCGGGCTTCTTCGGCGTCGCGCCGGGCACTGGTTCGAAAACCAACCCCAGCGCCATGGCGACGGTTAGGAAAGATACCATCTTCACCAACGTCGCGCTCCGATCGGACGGCACGGTATGGTGGGAAGGCCACGACGATCCGACGCCCAACAACGCCGTCGATTGGCGCAGCAAAGCCTGGGATCCCAACAGCGGCCAGCCGGCAGCCCATCCTAATTCGCGCTTCACGGTTTCCCTCAAGCAATGTCCGACCTATTCACCGGAATGGGAAAAACCCGAAGGCGTGCCGATCAGCGCGATTCTGTTCGGCGCCCGGCGCAATAAATTAGTTCCGCTGGTCTATCAATCGTTCAATTGGCAGCATGGCACCTTCCTCGGCGCGACATTGGCTTCGGAAACTACTGCGGCGGCGACCGGCGCGGTGGGCGTGGTGCGGCGCGATCCGATGGCGATGCTGCCGTTCTGCGGTTACAACATGGGCGACTACTGGGGCCATTGGTTGTCGATGGCCAAGCGCGCCAGCAATCCGCCGAAAATTTTTCGCGTCAACTGGTTCCAACGCAACGATCAAGGCAAATTCATTTGGCCGGGCTTCGGCGAAAATTTACGCGTGCTCCGTTGGGTCATCGATCGTTCCAAGGGCGCGGGTGAAGCGGACGAGACCGCCATCGGTTATGTGCCCAAGGCCGCGGCGCTCAACGGCGACGGCTTGGATGTTTCCAAAGCCGATTTGAATCAATTGGTCAGCATCGACCGCGAAGGTTGGAAGAACAATCTCAAGAGTCAGGGCGAATATTTCGACTCCTACGGCGATCACTTGCCGAATGGCATCAAGGAAGAGCACAAAGCTCTAGCCGGAAGGCTCAAAGGTTAA
- the cobA gene encoding uroporphyrinogen-III C-methyltransferase — protein sequence MATGKVYLVGAGPGDPGLMTVCGMQLLHAAQVVVYDQLVNPVLLEEVSLDAERIFVGKQAGRHCIAQGEINSVLINYAQRGCEVVRLKGGDPFVFGRGGEEAEALADAGIAFEIVPGVSSAVAVPAYAGISLTHRDYASSFAVVTGHEAIKSKSSVDWAKLATAVDTLVILMGLHNLPAIVAALVAHGRSPQTPAAVIQQGTTVQQQKAIGTLVDIVEKSAALKAPALIVVGEVVRLADKLDWFAHDFVPSCDELSDRREDLSLRP from the coding sequence ATGGCTACTGGCAAAGTTTATCTCGTCGGCGCTGGACCGGGCGATCCAGGGTTGATGACCGTGTGCGGGATGCAATTGCTTCATGCGGCGCAAGTCGTCGTTTACGATCAACTGGTCAATCCGGTGCTGCTTGAAGAAGTCTCGCTTGATGCAGAACGAATCTTCGTCGGCAAGCAGGCGGGGCGCCACTGCATCGCCCAAGGCGAAATCAATTCGGTTTTAATCAACTACGCCCAGCGCGGCTGTGAAGTCGTGCGCTTGAAGGGCGGCGATCCGTTTGTCTTTGGCCGGGGCGGCGAAGAAGCGGAAGCGTTGGCCGATGCCGGCATAGCTTTCGAAATAGTTCCGGGCGTGAGTTCGGCGGTCGCGGTTCCGGCCTACGCCGGCATTTCTCTGACTCATCGAGATTACGCTTCGTCTTTCGCTGTGGTCACTGGACATGAGGCGATCAAATCCAAGTCTTCCGTCGATTGGGCCAAGCTCGCCACCGCAGTCGACACGCTGGTGATTCTCATGGGGTTGCACAATCTGCCGGCGATCGTCGCCGCGCTGGTCGCTCATGGCCGGTCGCCGCAAACTCCAGCGGCGGTGATTCAGCAGGGCACCACGGTGCAGCAGCAAAAAGCGATCGGCACGTTGGTCGACATCGTCGAGAAGAGTGCGGCACTCAAAGCGCCGGCGCTGATCGTCGTCGGCGAGGTGGTGCGGTTGGCGGATAAATTGGATTGGTTCGCCCACGACTTCGTGCCGTCCTGCGACGAATTGTCGGATCGACGGGAAGATTTGTCGTTGCGACCGTAG